A window of Parasynechococcus marenigrum WH 8102 contains these coding sequences:
- the bchM gene encoding magnesium protoporphyrin IX methyltransferase — translation MAPDQLLEQKQAEKQEVKGYFETTGFDRWNRIYSESDDVNKVQRNIRIGHQKTVDEVLAWIKDSGELNEVSFCDAGCGVGSLSLPLAEMGAGSISASDISEAMAQEADRRARAAGLDMGKLNFFASDLESLSGSFHTVCCLDVFIHYPQQPAEEMVKHLCSLTEERLIVSFAPYTLLLALLKGIGQLFPGPSKTTRAYTLKEEGIVKSAEACGFKLVRRSLNKAPFYFSRLIEFRKA, via the coding sequence ATGGCCCCCGATCAACTGCTGGAGCAGAAACAGGCCGAAAAGCAGGAGGTGAAGGGCTACTTCGAGACCACGGGCTTCGATCGCTGGAATCGCATCTACAGCGAAAGCGATGACGTGAACAAGGTGCAGCGCAACATCCGCATCGGCCACCAGAAAACCGTGGATGAAGTGCTGGCCTGGATCAAGGACAGCGGCGAGCTCAACGAGGTGAGCTTCTGCGATGCCGGCTGCGGGGTCGGCAGCCTCAGCCTGCCGTTGGCCGAAATGGGGGCCGGTTCAATCAGCGCCAGCGACATCTCCGAAGCCATGGCGCAGGAGGCGGACCGCCGCGCCCGCGCGGCTGGTCTGGACATGGGCAAGCTGAACTTCTTTGCCAGTGATTTGGAGAGCCTCAGCGGCTCCTTCCACACGGTGTGCTGCCTGGATGTATTCATTCACTACCCCCAGCAACCGGCCGAGGAAATGGTGAAACACCTCTGCAGCCTCACCGAAGAGCGCCTGATCGTGAGCTTTGCGCCCTACACCCTGCTGCTGGCACTGCTGAAGGGCATTGGCCAGCTGTTCCCCGGCCCCAGCAAAACCACCCGGGCCTACACCTTGAAAGAAGAGGGCATCGTCAAATCGGCGGAAGCCTGTGGCTTCAAGCTGGTGCGCCGCAGCCTGAACAAAGCACCCTTCTACTTCTCGCGGTTGATCGAATTCCGCAAGGCCTGA
- a CDS encoding AI-2E family transporter, whose translation MTSWPAWLRLGLVLPLLGVNAFVLKRVLVQFAPFPGLFLTAALIAFLLDLPCRWLMGRGLSRIGSITMVMLLTVGLLVLAAVELVPLLIAQLSQLISASPALLAAAEAWINQGQSWAINHGLPADFADLSSDLISQISRVATQFSQRLLGILGATVGTTINVLIILVLAVFLLLGADSIAAGLLEWLPLPWRGLVGSTLERTFRGYFAGQVVLALILSAGQLVVFTVLEIPYGVLFAVLIGFTTLIPYASALTIVFVSAVLGVQDPRTGIELLVAAIVVGQIVDQVIQPRLMGSIVGLQPAWLLIALPIGSRLGAILGVGDLLGLLLAVPVASCVKSLADAARTGVKPPESPPVPAGP comes from the coding sequence ATGACCTCCTGGCCGGCCTGGCTGCGTCTCGGATTGGTGCTGCCGCTGCTTGGGGTGAACGCCTTTGTGCTCAAACGGGTGCTGGTGCAGTTCGCACCGTTCCCCGGTTTGTTCCTGACGGCGGCCTTGATCGCGTTTCTGCTCGACCTGCCCTGCCGCTGGCTGATGGGGCGAGGCCTCTCGCGCATCGGTTCCATCACCATGGTGATGCTGCTCACCGTGGGCCTGCTGGTGCTGGCGGCCGTGGAGCTGGTGCCGCTGTTGATCGCGCAGCTCAGTCAGCTGATCAGCGCCTCGCCGGCATTGCTGGCAGCGGCTGAGGCCTGGATCAACCAGGGGCAGTCCTGGGCCATCAACCATGGTTTACCCGCGGACTTTGCCGACCTCAGCAGTGATCTGATCTCCCAGATCAGTCGGGTGGCCACCCAGTTCAGCCAACGCCTCCTCGGGATTCTCGGGGCCACGGTGGGCACCACGATCAATGTGCTGATCATCCTGGTGCTGGCAGTGTTTCTGCTGCTTGGCGCCGACTCGATCGCCGCGGGCCTGCTCGAGTGGCTGCCGCTCCCTTGGCGTGGATTGGTGGGCTCAACGCTGGAGCGCACCTTCCGCGGCTACTTCGCCGGTCAGGTGGTGCTGGCCCTGATCCTCAGCGCTGGACAACTGGTGGTGTTCACCGTGCTGGAGATCCCCTACGGCGTGCTCTTCGCCGTGCTGATTGGCTTCACCACGTTGATTCCCTATGCCAGTGCCCTGACCATCGTGTTCGTCAGCGCTGTGCTGGGCGTTCAGGACCCCCGCACCGGGATCGAGCTGCTGGTGGCGGCCATCGTCGTCGGCCAGATCGTGGATCAGGTGATCCAACCGCGACTGATGGGCAGCATCGTGGGGCTGCAGCCCGCCTGGTTATTGATCGCCCTGCCGATCGGCTCCCGGCTTGGGGCCATCCTCGGTGTGGGCGATCTGTTGGGTCTGCTGCTGGCGGTGCCGGTGGCCAGTTGCGTCAAAAGCCTGGCTGACGCAGCCCGGACCGGCGTCAAGCCGCCGGAATCACCCCCCGTTCCTGCAGGGCCTTGA
- a CDS encoding rhodanese-like domain-containing protein, with the protein MEALTPRPIQARDLQSWLQDDRPDPLLVDVREDAELDLARFPADVLHWPLSRSDAWLESVPQQMADGRPVVVICHAGVRSLHLGLWLLQQMPELEVWNLEGGIDAWSVHVDSSVPRY; encoded by the coding sequence ATGGAAGCGCTCACCCCACGACCGATTCAGGCCCGGGATCTGCAGTCCTGGCTGCAGGACGACCGTCCCGATCCCCTGCTGGTGGACGTACGGGAGGACGCGGAACTGGATCTGGCCCGCTTCCCTGCGGACGTGTTGCATTGGCCTCTGAGCCGTTCCGACGCCTGGCTGGAGTCCGTACCGCAACAGATGGCGGATGGCCGACCGGTGGTGGTGATCTGCCATGCGGGCGTGCGCAGCCTCCATCTCGGACTGTGGCTGCTGCAACAGATGCCGGAGCTGGAGGTGTGGAACCTTGAGGGGGGAATTGATGCCTGGAGCGTGCACGTGGATTCGTCGGTTCCCCGTTACTGA
- a CDS encoding response regulator transcription factor, giving the protein MTDTPLPSTDEQEAPPPVPRLLLVDDEPGLRTAVQAYLEDEGFEVTTAVDGEEGFSKAQQMLPDVVITDVMMPRLDGYGLLKKLRADERLGGTPVIFLTAKGMTADRTQGYLAGVDDYIPKPFDPDELVARVRNVAQRQQRLLQEAARFADTDMGQMAKQITEIRSLLAQAEALPSKEPVVHSFTPREASVLQLVAEGLMNKEIARQLETSIRNVEKYVSRLFNKTGTSSRTELVRYALEHRLVT; this is encoded by the coding sequence ATGACCGATACGCCCCTTCCCAGCACCGACGAGCAGGAGGCTCCTCCTCCGGTACCGCGGCTGCTGCTGGTGGATGACGAGCCTGGGCTGCGTACGGCGGTGCAGGCCTACCTCGAGGACGAGGGGTTTGAGGTGACCACGGCGGTGGATGGAGAGGAAGGTTTCAGCAAGGCGCAGCAGATGCTGCCGGATGTGGTGATCACCGACGTGATGATGCCGCGGTTGGATGGCTACGGTCTGCTGAAAAAGCTCCGGGCCGATGAACGCCTCGGCGGCACGCCGGTGATCTTCCTCACCGCCAAGGGCATGACGGCGGACCGCACCCAGGGTTACCTGGCCGGCGTGGATGACTACATCCCCAAGCCGTTTGATCCGGACGAGCTAGTGGCGCGGGTGCGCAACGTGGCCCAGCGACAGCAGCGGTTGTTGCAGGAGGCGGCCCGCTTTGCGGATACGGATATGGGCCAGATGGCGAAGCAGATCACCGAGATCCGCTCCTTGCTTGCTCAGGCCGAGGCCCTGCCCTCGAAGGAGCCGGTGGTGCATAGCTTCACCCCACGGGAGGCGAGTGTGCTGCAGCTGGTGGCGGAAGGATTGATGAACAAAGAGATCGCCCGTCAGCTGGAGACGTCGATCCGCAATGTGGAGAAGTACGTGAGTCGCCTGTTCAACAAGACCGGCACCTCCAGTCGCACGGAGCTGGTGCGCTATGCGCTGGAGCACCGTCTGGTGACTTGA
- a CDS encoding translation initiation factor, with amino-acid sequence MPKGGWQEFSTSESLQRTTPATELTPKTQQMVRVQPTRGGKGGKTVTMIRGLELDAAGFKALLKKLKTRIGSGGTAKDGVIELQGDQVELALDLLTKEGYRPKRAGG; translated from the coding sequence ATGCCAAAGGGCGGCTGGCAGGAATTCAGCACCAGTGAAAGTCTGCAGCGAACGACCCCGGCGACCGAGCTGACGCCGAAAACACAGCAAATGGTGCGCGTGCAGCCCACCCGTGGCGGCAAGGGCGGCAAGACCGTCACGATGATTCGCGGTTTGGAGCTGGACGCAGCTGGGTTCAAGGCCCTGCTCAAGAAACTGAAAACCAGGATCGGCAGCGGCGGCACCGCCAAGGACGGCGTAATCGAACTGCAGGGGGATCAGGTGGAGCTGGCCCTGGACCTGCTGACCAAGGAGGGCTACCGCCCAAAGCGCGCTGGTGGTTAA
- the cysC gene encoding adenylyl-sulfate kinase translates to MSASPTYGELTNQGASTNIAWHQASVDRAARAEQRGHRSAILWFTGLSGSGKSTLANAVNAALFQRGLATYVLDGDNVRHGLCKDLGFSDADREENIRRIGEVAKLFLDSGVIVLTAFVSPFRADRDKARALVDDGDFIEIHCAADLEVCESRDPKGLYAKARAGQIKEFTGISSPYEAPQAAELKIDTGSQELAESVDLVIKALQERGVIPAA, encoded by the coding sequence ATGTCCGCCAGCCCCACCTACGGAGAGCTCACCAACCAGGGGGCGTCCACCAACATCGCCTGGCACCAGGCTTCGGTGGATCGGGCTGCACGGGCTGAGCAGCGCGGTCATCGCAGCGCCATCCTCTGGTTCACCGGGCTCTCCGGGTCCGGCAAAAGCACCCTGGCCAATGCCGTCAACGCCGCTCTGTTCCAACGGGGCCTGGCGACCTACGTGCTGGATGGTGACAACGTCCGCCACGGCCTCTGCAAGGACCTGGGCTTTTCCGATGCCGATCGCGAAGAGAACATCCGTCGCATCGGCGAGGTGGCCAAGTTGTTCCTGGACTCGGGCGTCATCGTGCTGACGGCCTTCGTGTCCCCCTTCCGCGCCGACCGGGACAAGGCCCGCGCCTTGGTGGACGACGGTGATTTTATCGAAATCCACTGCGCCGCGGATCTGGAGGTCTGCGAATCCCGCGATCCCAAGGGTCTCTACGCCAAGGCTCGTGCCGGCCAGATCAAGGAATTCACCGGCATCTCCAGCCCCTACGAAGCGCCACAGGCCGCAGAACTGAAGATCGACACCGGCAGCCAGGAGCTGGCTGAATCGGTTGACCTGGTGATCAAGGCCCTGCAGGAACGGGGGGTGATTCCGGCGGCTTGA
- a CDS encoding pseudouridine synthase family protein, translating to MKPAAFNDGWTYRDRVPVGAAGTWLSCWLAERYQHSAGEVWRQRIHSGELDCNGQRLTADRRLAGGEAVLWRRPPWLEEAIPDQWETIHDDGDLLVINKPSGLPVMPGGGFLLHTLTALLEPTGARPVHRLGRFTSGLQVCARDPMTRAALSKQFRPEGSCRKVYQAWAQRVPGLEQGQTLTVTNDVVERQHPLLGWVWGPEPLKQEPIRKRLTARSELELLERTAEGDRLQVTITTGRPHQIRIHLAQLGSPLLGDPLYLLNREISATATPGDGGYRLHAWQLSGLPHLGETTLQVDPSVEGDQALRNSINREK from the coding sequence TTGAAGCCAGCGGCGTTCAACGACGGCTGGACGTATCGCGACCGAGTGCCGGTAGGGGCAGCTGGTACTTGGTTGAGTTGTTGGCTGGCGGAGCGCTATCAGCATTCCGCTGGAGAGGTCTGGCGGCAAAGAATCCATTCCGGCGAACTGGATTGCAATGGGCAACGCTTGACGGCGGATCGGCGGCTGGCTGGCGGTGAAGCAGTCCTCTGGCGTCGTCCTCCCTGGCTGGAGGAGGCGATCCCCGATCAATGGGAGACGATCCATGACGACGGCGATCTGCTGGTGATCAACAAGCCTTCGGGTCTGCCGGTGATGCCTGGCGGTGGTTTTCTGCTCCACACGCTTACGGCACTGTTGGAGCCCACCGGTGCGCGGCCGGTGCATCGGTTGGGGCGGTTCACCTCCGGCTTGCAGGTGTGTGCTCGGGATCCGATGACCCGCGCGGCGCTGTCCAAACAGTTCAGGCCAGAGGGCAGCTGCCGCAAGGTGTATCAGGCCTGGGCCCAGCGGGTGCCGGGTTTGGAGCAGGGGCAGACCCTGACGGTCACCAATGATGTGGTGGAGCGGCAGCATCCTCTGCTGGGTTGGGTCTGGGGGCCGGAACCGCTCAAGCAGGAGCCGATCCGCAAACGCCTCACAGCTCGTTCCGAGCTGGAGCTTTTGGAGCGAACGGCTGAGGGCGATCGCTTGCAGGTGACGATCACCACAGGCCGACCGCATCAGATCCGCATTCATCTGGCACAGCTGGGCAGCCCGCTGCTGGGGGATCCGCTCTATTTGCTCAACCGGGAGATTTCGGCGACGGCAACCCCTGGCGATGGGGGCTATCGGCTGCATGCCTGGCAGCTTTCGGGTCTCCCTCACTTGGGGGAGACAACACTCCAGGTGGATCCCTCAGTTGAGGGAGATCAGGCCTTGCGGAATTCGATCAACCGCGAGAAGTAG
- the trpB gene encoding tryptophan synthase subunit beta, whose product MTSTLPNASTPDPASLQPSVRPGAHGRFGRFGGQYVPETLMPALAELEQAAAQAWNDPAFTAELNQLLKNYVGRATPLYEAERLTAHYRRADGGPRIWLKREDLNHTGAHKINNALGQALLALRMGKKRIIAETGAGQHGVATATVCARFGLECVIYMGAEDMRRQALNVFRMRLLGATVQPVTAGTATLKDATSEAIRDWVTNVESTHYILGSVAGPHPYPMLVRDFHAVIGQEARQQCREAFGRLPDVLMACVGGGSNAMGLFHPFVECTNVRLIGVEAAGDGVATGRHAATITEGRAGVLHGAMSLLLQDSDGQVQEAHSISAGLDYPGVGPEHSYLREIGRAEYGAVTDQQALGALRLVSELEGIIPALETAHAFAWLEQLCPTLPDGSEVVINCSGRGDKDVNTVAEKLGDQL is encoded by the coding sequence GTGACCAGCACCCTGCCGAACGCCAGCACTCCGGATCCCGCCAGTCTGCAACCTTCCGTGCGTCCTGGAGCCCACGGACGCTTCGGTCGCTTCGGTGGGCAGTACGTTCCGGAGACCCTGATGCCGGCCCTGGCGGAGCTGGAACAGGCGGCGGCCCAGGCCTGGAACGACCCAGCCTTCACCGCAGAACTCAACCAGCTGCTCAAGAACTATGTCGGTCGGGCCACACCTCTCTATGAAGCTGAACGCCTCACGGCCCATTACCGCCGCGCCGACGGCGGCCCCCGCATCTGGCTGAAGCGTGAGGACCTGAATCACACCGGAGCCCACAAGATCAACAATGCCCTTGGTCAGGCGTTGCTAGCCCTGCGCATGGGCAAGAAGCGGATCATTGCGGAAACCGGTGCCGGCCAGCACGGGGTGGCCACCGCCACCGTCTGCGCCCGTTTCGGCCTCGAGTGCGTGATTTATATGGGCGCTGAGGACATGCGCCGTCAGGCCCTCAATGTGTTCCGAATGCGCCTGCTGGGGGCCACGGTTCAACCGGTCACGGCCGGCACCGCCACCCTCAAGGACGCCACCAGCGAAGCGATCCGCGACTGGGTCACCAACGTGGAATCCACCCACTACATTCTCGGTTCCGTTGCTGGCCCGCATCCCTACCCCATGCTTGTGCGGGATTTCCATGCCGTGATCGGCCAGGAAGCCCGTCAGCAGTGCCGCGAGGCCTTCGGGCGCCTGCCGGATGTGCTGATGGCCTGCGTGGGCGGTGGCTCCAATGCCATGGGGCTGTTCCACCCCTTCGTGGAATGCACCAATGTTCGTTTGATCGGTGTCGAGGCCGCCGGTGATGGCGTGGCCACCGGTCGCCATGCCGCCACGATCACCGAAGGCCGCGCCGGGGTGCTCCATGGCGCCATGAGCCTGCTGCTCCAGGACTCCGACGGCCAGGTGCAGGAAGCCCATTCCATCAGTGCTGGACTCGATTATCCCGGCGTGGGTCCAGAGCACAGCTATCTGCGTGAGATCGGACGGGCCGAGTACGGCGCTGTCACCGATCAGCAGGCCCTGGGTGCCCTGCGTCTGGTCAGCGAGCTGGAGGGCATCATTCCCGCCCTGGAGACTGCCCACGCCTTCGCCTGGCTGGAGCAGCTCTGCCCCACCTTGCCCGACGGCAGCGAGGTGGTGATCAACTGCTCCGGTCGTGGCGACAAGGACGTCAACACCGTGGCCGAAAAGCTGGGGGATCAGCTCTAA
- a CDS encoding N-acetylglucosamine-6-phosphate deacetylase, translating to MRRITDVRLPAPLGSETERPHWIGLNDEGRIVEIQPQIDDETCPGSSWHGDWLSPRGMDLQINGGLGLAFPELSATDLPRLIGLLELLWADGVEAIAPTLVTCGIAPLRQALAVLHQARLQHQPGRCRLLGAHLEGPFLAEARRGAHPIEHLAAPSLEALDHRIRGFESDIALVTLAPELAGANTVISALRQRNITVALGHSAAKAEQAGQAFEQGVGMLTHAFNAMPGLHHRAPGPVGEACRRGDIALGLIADGVHVDPTMAVLLQRLAPEQLVLVSDALAPYGLADGEHRWDERVLLVQNGTCRLEDGTLAGVTLPQLEGVKRLATWSGAAGAAIWGATVAPRRVIGTAGTLNDALVGQRLTNLLRWSQREGELHWACAA from the coding sequence ATGCGACGGATCACCGATGTGCGCCTGCCCGCACCCCTCGGCAGCGAGACGGAGCGACCCCATTGGATCGGCCTCAACGACGAGGGCCGAATCGTCGAAATCCAGCCCCAGATTGACGATGAAACCTGCCCTGGCTCGAGTTGGCACGGAGATTGGCTGAGCCCCCGCGGCATGGACCTGCAGATCAACGGTGGGCTCGGCCTGGCCTTCCCGGAACTGAGCGCGACGGATCTGCCGCGGCTGATCGGGCTGCTGGAGCTGCTCTGGGCCGATGGAGTCGAGGCCATCGCTCCAACCCTGGTGACCTGCGGCATCGCCCCACTTCGCCAGGCCCTGGCGGTGTTGCACCAGGCGCGACTGCAGCACCAACCGGGCCGCTGCCGATTGCTGGGAGCCCATCTGGAGGGCCCCTTTCTGGCGGAGGCCCGCCGCGGGGCCCATCCGATCGAGCATCTGGCAGCGCCCAGCCTGGAGGCCCTGGACCACCGCATCAGGGGATTTGAATCCGACATCGCCCTGGTGACCCTGGCGCCGGAACTTGCGGGGGCCAACACTGTGATCAGCGCGCTGCGTCAACGCAACATCACCGTGGCCCTGGGCCACAGTGCCGCCAAAGCAGAACAGGCGGGGCAGGCTTTTGAGCAGGGCGTGGGGATGCTCACCCATGCCTTCAATGCCATGCCAGGCCTGCACCACCGGGCTCCGGGACCTGTGGGGGAAGCCTGCCGCCGCGGCGACATCGCCCTGGGCCTGATCGCCGACGGGGTGCACGTCGATCCGACGATGGCGGTGCTGCTGCAACGGCTGGCGCCGGAACAGCTGGTGCTGGTGAGCGATGCCCTGGCCCCCTACGGCCTGGCGGATGGCGAGCATCGCTGGGACGAAAGGGTGCTGTTGGTGCAGAACGGCACCTGCCGGCTGGAGGACGGCACCCTGGCTGGCGTGACCCTGCCGCAGCTGGAGGGGGTGAAACGGCTGGCGACCTGGAGCGGCGCAGCAGGCGCAGCAATCTGGGGAGCCACGGTCGCACCACGACGGGTGATCGGCACCGCTGGGACCTTGAACGACGCGCTGGTGGGCCAGCGGCTGACCAACCTGCTGCGCTGGAGCCAACGCGAGGGGGAGCTCCACTGGGCCTGCGCTGCTTAA
- the purE gene encoding 5-(carboxyamino)imidazole ribonucleotide mutase, translated as MTVLPVFLVTTVFPRVAVVMGSDSDLPTMEPAAAILRELGVEVEVRVLSAHRTPLEMVAFAQAARTEGFGVIVAGAGGAAHLPGMVAALTTLPVIGVPVRSRSLSGVDSLHSIVQMPGGIPVATVAIGGGLNAGLLAAQILSVADEALAARLADYRRRLHDAVAAKDARLLDLGSTAYLDGMSTP; from the coding sequence ATGACAGTCTTGCCGGTCTTTCTCGTGACGACAGTTTTTCCCCGCGTGGCCGTGGTGATGGGCAGTGATTCCGATCTGCCGACCATGGAACCGGCCGCGGCGATCCTGCGGGAACTGGGGGTTGAGGTGGAGGTGCGGGTGTTGTCAGCCCACCGCACACCGCTGGAAATGGTGGCCTTTGCCCAGGCGGCCCGCACTGAGGGATTCGGTGTGATTGTGGCCGGTGCCGGTGGTGCCGCCCATCTGCCGGGGATGGTGGCGGCCCTCACCACCCTGCCGGTGATCGGTGTTCCCGTCCGAAGCCGTTCTCTGTCCGGGGTGGATTCGCTGCACTCGATCGTGCAGATGCCCGGTGGTATTCCCGTTGCCACGGTGGCCATCGGCGGTGGCCTCAATGCCGGATTGCTGGCTGCTCAGATCCTGTCGGTGGCAGACGAGGCACTGGCGGCCCGACTGGCGGACTACCGCCGCAGGTTGCACGATGCAGTGGCAGCCAAGGATGCCCGTCTGCTCGATCTCGGCAGTACGGCCTATCTCGACGGCATGTCGACCCCTTGA
- the hrcA gene encoding heat-inducible transcriptional repressor HrcA, whose translation MKPLSARQQQVLQATVHHYVDTMEPVGSRTLVQRFGIPASSATVRSAMGALEKRGLLTQPHTSAGRIPSALGYRCYVDDLLPEPGVAVQHLERELTGLSLRWAALDDLLQQLARRLTDFTGLMSLITRPQQPRAQLEAIRLVQSGDRLLVMLVEDSGRASHLNLRLPPGASDELTAIERWTDQQLEDGSINWRSLPPQLQRSGDVLRSALDHPSMSPETPLVVHGLSRLVAEPEFHSTAELRPLLELIDDQPCAVVSATDQPGVWIGEEHPQKALQACSVVQAPYRCGQEGVGQVALVGPMRMAYATAHAAVQRVARHLDLLLN comes from the coding sequence ATGAAACCGCTGTCCGCCCGGCAACAACAGGTGCTGCAGGCCACGGTGCACCACTACGTGGACACGATGGAACCGGTGGGCAGCCGCACGCTGGTGCAGCGATTCGGTATTCCCGCCAGCTCCGCTACGGTCCGCTCGGCCATGGGTGCCCTGGAGAAACGGGGTCTGCTGACCCAGCCCCACACATCAGCGGGCCGCATTCCCAGCGCCCTGGGCTACCGCTGTTATGTGGACGACCTGCTGCCGGAACCGGGGGTGGCTGTGCAGCACCTGGAGCGGGAACTCACAGGCCTGAGCCTGCGCTGGGCAGCACTGGACGACCTGCTGCAGCAACTGGCCCGGCGCCTGACCGACTTCACCGGGCTGATGAGCCTGATCACCCGCCCGCAGCAACCCCGCGCACAGCTGGAGGCCATCCGCCTGGTGCAGAGCGGTGATCGGCTGCTGGTGATGCTGGTGGAGGACAGCGGCCGCGCCAGCCACCTCAACCTGCGCCTACCGCCCGGTGCCAGCGACGAACTGACGGCCATAGAGCGCTGGACCGATCAGCAACTGGAGGACGGCAGCATCAACTGGCGGTCTTTGCCACCCCAGCTGCAACGCAGTGGCGACGTGCTGCGCAGCGCACTGGACCATCCATCGATGTCACCCGAGACGCCCCTCGTGGTGCATGGCCTCTCCAGGCTGGTTGCCGAGCCGGAATTCCACAGCACGGCAGAGCTGCGGCCACTGCTGGAGCTGATTGATGACCAGCCCTGTGCCGTGGTGAGCGCCACCGATCAACCGGGCGTCTGGATCGGTGAGGAGCATCCCCAGAAGGCCCTGCAAGCCTGTTCGGTGGTCCAGGCCCCATATCGCTGCGGTCAGGAAGGGGTGGGTCAGGTGGCGTTGGTGGGTCCGATGCGGATGGCTTACGCCACCGCTCACGCCGCCGTGCAGCGGGTAGCCCGCCACCTCGACCTGCTGCTCAACTGA
- a CDS encoding class I SAM-dependent methyltransferase — translation MTNTAESPRWADSSRGLGRLIEALIRISLFRCPLFFQARQLIIRTAERNGILWRQRREHLRRVAQPLVAISTTLGLKPPAYYCARFHAYEQGNLCLQAAAEAEQATDAMALRVWPEQQLTPDDAQQKLRDAIHVAVEPLLNARLHQVLDLGCSVGVSTQALARWLFSRAEKQSESRPVVIGLDLSPQMLAVARVRDSEGFVSEWRHAAAEATGLEEGSIDLISLQFVCHELPQSATRAVLREAARLLRPGGVLVMVDQDPSSSVLQRLPAPVATLLKSTEPYIEGYFSLDMAAALAQAGFHDFSISACDPLHRVIACLR, via the coding sequence ATGACTAACACCGCAGAATCGCCTCGCTGGGCCGACTCCAGTCGTGGCCTTGGCCGTTTGATCGAGGCTCTGATCCGCATCAGCTTGTTCAGGTGCCCCCTGTTCTTTCAGGCCCGGCAACTGATCATTCGAACGGCCGAACGCAACGGGATTCTTTGGCGTCAACGCCGGGAGCATCTGCGGAGGGTGGCGCAACCGCTTGTAGCCATTAGCACCACCCTGGGCCTGAAACCACCGGCCTACTACTGCGCTCGCTTCCATGCTTACGAGCAGGGCAATCTCTGCTTGCAGGCCGCTGCTGAAGCCGAGCAGGCCACCGATGCAATGGCGCTGAGGGTCTGGCCGGAGCAGCAGCTCACGCCAGACGATGCACAACAAAAACTGCGTGACGCCATCCATGTTGCTGTGGAGCCGCTTCTGAATGCACGGCTACACCAGGTGCTGGACCTCGGCTGTTCCGTGGGTGTCAGCACCCAGGCGCTTGCGCGTTGGTTGTTCAGTCGGGCCGAAAAACAGTCTGAGTCAAGGCCAGTCGTGATTGGACTGGATTTATCACCTCAAATGTTGGCTGTGGCCCGGGTGCGTGACAGCGAGGGTTTTGTGTCGGAATGGCGTCACGCAGCAGCAGAAGCGACTGGGCTTGAGGAGGGATCCATCGATTTGATCAGTCTTCAGTTCGTTTGCCATGAATTGCCTCAGTCGGCCACCCGCGCGGTGCTTAGGGAGGCGGCGCGGTTACTTCGTCCTGGCGGTGTTCTGGTGATGGTGGATCAAGATCCGTCGTCTTCTGTGCTCCAGCGCCTACCCGCTCCAGTGGCAACACTGCTCAAAAGCACTGAGCCTTACATCGAGGGTTACTTCAGCCTTGATATGGCTGCTGCATTGGCTCAAGCTGGATTTCACGATTTCAGCATCAGCGCCTGCGACCCACTGCATCGTGTCATCGCGTGCCTACGCTGA